In Leishmania infantum JPCM5 genome chromosome 9, the following proteins share a genomic window:
- a CDS encoding putative AAA family ATPase gives MDLLRLYVEFFLLCVQPTVPCRTRAAAAVADAGCNGSYPAAAAAKPAAADVAAQLTTLTFISVPHCVRSFLEGVALLRKGGEAAPAAAGKAAGRKRHRGSIERNGTKSVAADDPVFEDGEDSDLPYQPSVMLQRLREYGEVQVPGFESDSAYLAAKDVLVYLKHYAYLVSGMALSAAVLRNIELVGLDFRQQCVPCMAAVTELVGHLIDAQLHKMQRLPRVVRLSERLRLSAKAARTLEYLLVCHCGRYAAGNIAEPLRPANIAYHNDLTPQELLSILSESGVLWKQGLIFSDIKMRTTFMECKYALPIETIAALSGDQLSEEQLIKLERTALLEVLNEERNAKTTSTAAAMPAPRAEEHVGGSRSVSPSPKHGDEEGDVEDEENDDATADSAIALTEEALDSVLEDIDPAVLASKDQDAIYEAVSHRLRNALAGRTATQVGGRAVAAVPVAKNSAATETEEAVKGGKSSREESAMVAPATAPPTAPPSRTTDTAPRPEDGREATTATSAPRKARLVLADINPLAQRYRCTGTGAGAAAASSSPSATPHTDSSMRGVPYESDIEYMDAAFRILANMIRIRYAEGDMKDEEDSYTPKSKVEASIRELKGKVRVAAAVHESRLQATLAARVFTPRIEQLAQRLQLTEMEKQIMLFMVGNVISHDMLVAVNGRYVMRDGQRLITVGYMLFVLCESLEERVVARRAFYQSSPLVSNGVLSLTLDAVGRSCFNTDLMDYLVDIDRKIVDDVMGIPAETAEMVPGSQLYFPEVELANVVLPTSTMDRVLSTIEHYSLFEQCKKSSGFGDGLGTSKGGLVMLFHGPSGTGKTMLANAVAHHLKKKILLVSVSQFRSSTKAEADALRFLFREAKLSDAILFFDECEALFEDRTSNGTVTALLSEFERYDGLIILATNRAQNFDEAMNRRISLMMEFRPPDHQLRLRIWRSHIPKQLPMNEDVCLEKLALNYELSGGLIRNAVLAALSRAVAREKSSTPKLTMSDLDEGARLQLRGFFLAAELPEGMSEFYLTPKRTLAELVVEPDLAKKLEGIASSAKSRSTLYTEWGFSEDANDDCGTLYLFQGVSGTGKSLAAEAIAYECGATIRLCNVAELLLREEMRVHVVFEEGRRLGAIIVFDEAQVLFNESPKSLQLSQLIQYHARRYPRPVIVIATTVNRDGGGGRHLFSTANINSRSSCMLFQAELTFALPRRLLREQLWRKAFPERVPTSSDVDYGRLSATSISPKLIRTIAFNVCCTAALLPVSERVVTMAMIEAEMERTVARERTAVSASAMFA, from the coding sequence ATGGATCTTCTGCGCCTCTATGTTGAGTTCTTCCTGCTCTGCGTCCAGCCAACGGTGCCGTGCCGCAcccgcgcggcagcagcagtggcggatGCGGGCTGCAACGGCAGCTacccggcagctgcggccgcgaaaccggcggcggctgatGTGGCAGCGCAACTGACGACGCTGACCTTCATCAGCGTCCCCCACTGCGTGCGCTCCTTCTTGGAGGGCGTGGCCTTGCTACGCaagggcggcgaggcggcgcctgcGGCAGCTGGCAAGGCGGCGGGGCGCAAGCGGCATCGCGGCAGTATCGAGCGCAACGGGACAAAGTCGGTGGCTGCCGACGACCCCGTCTTCGAGGATGGCGAGGACAGTGACTTGCCCTACCAGCCGAGCGTCATGCTTCAGCGGCTGCGTGAGTACGGCGAGGTGCAGGTGCCTGGCTTTGAGTCCGACTCCGCTTACCTTGCCGCAAAGGACGTGCTAGTGTACCTCAAACACTACGCATACCTCGTCTCTGGCATGGCCCTGAGCGCTGCAGTCCTCCGCAACATCGAGCTTGTAGGCCTCGACTTCCGCCAACAGTGCGTGCCATGCATGGCCGCCGTCACCGAGCTCGTCGGCCACCTCATCGATGCGCAGCTTCACAAGATGCAGCGGCTACCACGCGTGGTGCGGCTCAGCGAGCGATTGCGTCTATCCGCGAAGGCTGCCCGCACGCTCGAATACCTGCTGGTGTGCCACTGCGGCCGCTACGCGGCCGGCAACATcgccgagccgctgcggccggcgAACATTGCCTACCACAACGACCTTACCCCACAGGAGCTGCTGTCCATTCTCTCTGAGAGTGGTGTGCTGTGGAAGCAAGGGCTCATCTTTTCCGACATCAAGATGCGCACAACCTTCATGGAGTGCAAGTACGCTCTGCCCATAGAGACGATCGCGGCCCTGAGTGGTGATCAGCTGTCGGAGGAGCAGCTCATTAAGCTGGAGCGcaccgcgctgctggaggtgctcAACGAAGAACGGAACGCCAAGACGACGAGCACGGCGGCTGCCATGCCGGCTCCGCGAGCAGAGGAGCACGTCGGTGGCAGTCGCTCTGTATCACCATCACCAAAGCATGGCGATGAGGAGGGCGATgtggaggatgaggagaacgacgacgccaccgccgacagcgccatcgcgctgaccgaggaggcgctcgaCAGTGTGCTGGAGGACATCGACCCGGCTGTGCTGGCTTCGAAAGACCAGGACGCGATTTACGAAGCCGTCTCGCACCGTCTCCGCAATGCCCTCGCCGGCAGAACTGCCACGCAAGTCGGCGGTCGTGCCGTGGCAGCAGTACCAGTCGCAAAGAACTCCGCCGcgacagagacagaggaggcggTAAAGGGCGGCAAAAGTAGTAGAGAAGAGTCGGCGATGGTGGCACCGGCTACAGCTccgccgacggcaccgccatcgcgcACGACGGATACCGCACCACGGCCGGAGGACGGCAGGGaggcgacgacagcgacgtcTGCGCCGCGCAAGGCACGACTGGTTCTTGCCGACATCAACCCGCTCGCCCAGCGTTATCGCTGCACCGGTACTGGcgcgggtgcagcggcggcgtcctcctcgccatcTGCCACGCCGCACACGGACTCGTCCATGCGGGGGGTGCCCTACGAGTCCGACATCGAGTACATGGACGCGGCCTTTCGCATCCTCGCGAACATGATTCGCATCCGCTACGCGGAGGGCGACAtgaaggacgaggaggactCCTACACCCCCAAGTCTAAGGTGGAGGCGTCGATACGGGAGTTGAAGGGCAAAGTtcgcgtcgcggcggcggtgcacgagTCACGGCTGCAAGCCACTCTCGCTGCCCGCGTCTTCACCCCGCGCATcgagcagctcgcgcagcggctgcagctgacgGAGATGGAGAAGCAGATTATGTTGTTCATGGTTGGCAACGTCATTTCGCACGACatgctggtggcggtgaaCGGCCGCTACGTTATGCGGGACGGGCAGCGACTCATCACGGTGGGGTACATGCTCTTCGTCCTGTGCGAGtcgctggaggagcgcgtGGTGGCGCGTCGTGCCTTCTACCAGTCCTCTCCGCTCGTGTCCAACGGTGTCCTGTCCCTCACACTCGACGCTGTCGGCCGCTCCTGCTTCAACACGGACCTCATGGACTATCTCGTCGACATTGATCGGAAGATTGTTGACGATGTCATGGGCATCCCAGCTGAGACGGCGGAAATGGTGCCCGGGTCGCAGTTGTACTTCCCCGAGGTGGAGCTGGCTAACGTGGTACTGCCCACCTCCACGATGGACCGCGTCCTGTCCACCATTGAGCACTACAGCCTCTTCGAGCAGTgcaagaagagcagcggcttcggcgACGGCCTCGGCACTAGCAAAGGAGGCCTCGTCATGCTCTTCCACGGCCCGAGTGGCACCGGCAAGACGATGCTCGccaacgccgtcgcgcacCACCTCAAGAAGAAGATACTCCTCGTCAGCGTGTCGCAGTTTCGCTCCTCGACGAAGGCCGAGGCCGACGCGCTCCGCTTTCTCTTCCGCGAGGCGAAGCTGAGCGACGCCATCTTGTTCTTCGACGAGTGCGAAGCGCTCTTCGAGGACCGCACGAGCAACGGCACCGTGACGGCGCTCCTGTCCGAGTTTGAGCGGTACGACGGCCTCATCATCCTCGCCACCAATCGCGCGCAGAACTTCGACGAGGCCATGAACCGGCGCATCTCGCTCATGATGGAGTTCCGTCCGCCGGACCatcagctgcggctgcgcattTGGAGGTCACACATCCCAAAGCAGCTGCCCATGAACGAGGACGTGTGCTTGGAGAAGCTAGCGCTGAACTACGAGCTCTCCGGCGGCCTGATCCgcaacgccgtcctcgccgccttGAGCAGAGCGGTGGCCCGCGAGAAGTCCTCTACACCGAAGCTGACAATGAGCGACCTCGACGAAGGGGctcggctgcagctgcgcggcttCTTTCTcgccgcggagctgccggAGGGGATGAGCGAGTTCTACCTGACCCCGAAGCGCACGCTTGCCGAGCTGGTGGTGGAGCCGGATCTCGCCAAGAAGCTGGAGGGGATCGCCAGCAGTGCCaagagccgcagcaccttGTATACCGAGTGGGGCTTCAGCGAGGACGCCAACGACGACTGCGGGACGCTTTACCTGTTCCAGGGCGTGAGCGGCACGGGTAAGTCGCTGGCCGCGGAGGCCATCGCCTACGAgtgcggcgccaccatcCGCCTCTGCAACGTAGCGGAGCTCCTGCTCCGGGAGGAGATGCGGGTGCACGTCGTGTTTGAGGAAGgacgccgcctcggcgccaTCATCGTCTTTGACGAGGCGCAGGTCCTCTTCAACGAGTCCCCAAAGAGCTTACAACTCTCACAGCTCATCCAGTACCACGCACGCCGCTATCCGAGGCccgtcatcgtcatcgcAACGACGGTGaaccgcgacggcggcggtggacgcCACCTGTTCTCCACGGCGAACATCAACTCACGCTCATCGTGCATGCTGTTCCAGGCGGAGCTGACCTTtgcgctgcctcggcggctcctgcgcgagcagctgtgGCGAAAGGCGTTCCCAGAGCGCGTCCCGACGTCCAGCGACGTCGACTACGGTCGCCTCAGCGCCACGAGCATCTCACCCAAGCTGATCCGCACGATAGCCTTCAATGTctgctgcactgcggcgCTGTTGCCAGTGTCAGAGCGGGTCGTGACGATGGCCATGATCGaggcagagatggagaggaCGGTTGCGCGggagcgcaccgccgtctcggCGAGCGCGATGTTTGCGTAG